One Euphorbia lathyris chromosome 1, ddEupLath1.1, whole genome shotgun sequence DNA segment encodes these proteins:
- the LOC136224924 gene encoding scarecrow-like protein 8, translating to MAGFPGGGADFYSGIAGRSITSMNSNNTPQSSYRNQLSQMFMDQTSQIDHHRTTATNMATQSLIGKRTLADYQAHQQQQPHLSPALNGFLLRTVKPRLYQHPSPISTLSPIEYSTNMSPELPSFPQRYSMPPLQQLRPQNINLGAGFDIHTVSHTPSGVPYMNTLQNHGRSVVTGGGGVVKIEGEETEKKMRNKLQELAKALLDDSDDEEGDDVSVITNTNSEWSETMQNLMTSSSNPISPSPTCSSSSSSSTSTSVSTPAPNFSKQTLLDAASSICQGNTDAASEILARVSQAANLRGNSEQRMMEYLATALKSRLKPAEHPPPVAELYSKEHIGSTQSLYELSPCFKLGFMSANLAILENTVDQSNSGGGFHVIDFEIGQGCQYTNLIHALSERLNGKPGTMKITAVADNGGEEKERLKVVGSKLSQFAETVGVSLRFNVVSCTLDDLTRESLGCEPEEPLVVNFAFNLYRMPDESVSTDNPRDELLRRVKSLEPRVVTLVEQEMNTNTAPFMARVNETSSYYGALFESIESTVPRDNSERVKVEEGLGRKLANSVSCEGRDRVERCEVFGKWRARMGMAGFELKRLSQSVAESMKARLSYGNRVNPGFSVKEENGGVCFGWKGKTLTVASAWR from the coding sequence ATGGCTGGATTTCCCGGCGGTGGCGCTGATTTTTATTCCGGTATCGCTGGTAGATCCATAACCAGCATGAATTCCAACAATACACCTCAATCTTCCTATCGAAACCAACTCTCTCAAATGTTTATGGACCAGACATCACAGATCGATCACCACAGAACAACTGCTACCAATATGGCGACTCAGAGCTTAATTGGGAAAAGAACGCTCGCCGATTACCAGGCTCATCAACAGCAGCAGCCACACCTTAGCCCTGCACTAAACGGATTTCTTCTCCGGACAGTGAAGCCTCGGCTATATCAACATCCATCTCCTATATCTACTCTCTCTCCCATCGAGTATTCAACAAACATGTCGCCGGAATTGCCTTCGTTCCCTCAGCGGTATAGTATGCCTCCTCTTCAACAACTTAGGCCTCAGAATATCAATCTAGGGGCCGGATTTGACATTCATACGGTGAGTCATACGCCGTCTGGTGTGCCTTATATGAACACGCTCCAAAATCATGGTCGAAGTGTAGTTACTGGAGGCGGAGGGGTTGTTAAGATTGAAGGAGAAGAAACGGAGAAAAAGATGAGGAATAAACTGCAAGAACTTGCAAAGGCGCTTCTCGATGACAGCGACGATGAAGAAGGCGACGATGTTTCTGTGATTACAAACACCAACAGCGAGTGGTCAGAAACTATGCAGAATCTCATGACCTCAAGTTCCAACCCGATTTCACCGTCGCCTACTTGTTCGTCATCGTCGTCATCTTCCACGTCGACATCGGTGAGTACTCCGGCTCCTAATTTCTCGAAACAAACACTACTGGATGCTGCGTCCTCCATTTGCCAAGGAAATACCGACGCTGCAAGTGAGATCTTGGCGCGAGTATCTCAGGCAGCGAATCTAAGAGGAAATTCTGAACAGAGAATGATGGAGTATCTTGCGACGGCGCTCAAATCACGGTTGAAACCGGCGGAACACCCTCCGCCGGTGGCGGAGCTCTATAGTAAGGAACATATCGGGTCGACTCAGTCGCTTTACGAGCTATCTCCATGTTTCAAACTCGGATTTATGTCTGCTAATCTGGCAATTCTTGAGAATACAGTGGATCAATCGAACAGCGGAGGCGGATTTCATGTCATTGATTTTGAAATTGGGCAGGGATGTCAATACACGAATCTAATCCACGCGTTATCTGAACGTCTGAATGGGAAGCCAGGGACGATGAAGATCACAGCTGTTGCTGATAATGGAGGTGAAGAGAAGGAGAGGTTAAAAGTGGTTGGTAGTAAGCTGAGTCAATTCGCTGAAACGGTAGGGGTATCTTTACGCTTCAATGTTGTTAGTTGCACACTCGATGATCTGACTCGCGAGTCATTAGGTTGTGAGCCTGAAGAGCCTCTGGTTGTAAATTTCGCATTCAACTTGTATCGAATGCCCGACGAGAGCGTCTCCACAGATAATCCCAGGGACGAACTGCTGCGGCGCGTGAAGAGTTTGGAGCCGCGCGTTGTGACACTAGTTGAGCAAGAAATGAACACAAACACAGCTCCATTCATGGCCCGCGTGAATGAGACGAGTTCGTATTACGGAGCATTATTCGAGTCGATTGAGTCTACAGTTCCAAGAGATAACTCGGAGAGAGTTAAGGTAGAGGAAGGTCTGGGGCGGAAACTCGCCAACTCGGTTTCTTGCGAAGGTAGGGACCGTGTGGAAAGATGCGAAGTGTTTGGGAAATGGAGGGCCCGGATGGGAATGGCAGGGTTCGAGTTGAAACGGCTGAGTCAGAGCGTGGCCGAGTCGATGAAAGCACGACTCAGTTATGGGAACCGAGTGAACCCGGGTTTTagtgtaaaagaagaaaatggtGGGGTTTGTTTCGGTTGGAAGGGAAAAACTCTCACCGTCGCGTCTGCTTGGCGTTAA